Proteins encoded together in one Salvelinus namaycush isolate Seneca chromosome 26, SaNama_1.0, whole genome shotgun sequence window:
- the LOC120021089 gene encoding CD276 antigen homolog, which produces MVGLDAHVTCLFSEDCVLPCNFKPSGNEIIRWYLHKVLLLSQSQQGGDQPPQDHRTRTYLLQDQLSRGIASLHLSQCGIKDRGRYRCLVNSTLGQQESFVIMKVEAPIKMVTMEKSMNREIQCLSKDIFPAPRVQWSTLPPKDNLRPITHMGPNAEGLYSFQSTMRMFENTLTYICTVNSTYGSQSWRSSLQERGLIGEAGQELSIPCIAPQNLQNFSLTWTFSRTNDPTVILSYDSRTRRTSNLWEGRAGLEQDQVLTGDGSLLLHNPESREQTGTYTCTFTGFQSRHVVQTQVNIRSRSQLPVTGA; this is translated from the exons ATGGTGGGGTTGG ATGCCCACGTGACATGCCTATTCTCTGAAGACTGTGTGCTGCCCTGCAATTTCAAACCCAGTGGGAATGAGATCATCCGCTGGTACCTCCACAAAGTGCTCCTCCTCAGCCAATCCCAGCAGGGTGGGGACCAGCCTCCCCAGGACCACCGTACCAGGACGTACCTGCTCCAGGACCAGCTCTCCCGGGGCATCGCCTCGCTACACCTCAGCCAGTGTGGCATCAAGGACCGAGGCCGCTACAGGTGTCTGGTCAACAGCACTCTGGGACAACAGGAGTCCTTTGTCATCATGAAAGTGGAGG CTCCCATCAAGATGGTTACTATGGAGAAGAGTATGAACAGAGAGATTCAGTGCCTGTCCAAGGACATCTTTCCCGCTCCCCGTGTGCAGTGGTCCACTCTGCCCCCGAAAGACAACCTGAGACCCATCACCCATATGGGACCTAACGCTGAAGGCCTCTACTCCTTTCAGAGCACGATGAGAATGTTTGAAAATACCCTCACCTACATCTGCACCGTTAACTCCACATATGGATCACAGTCATGGAGGAGCTCACTGCAAGAAAGAG GGTTGATTGGAGAGGCGGGGCAAGAGCTGTCCATACCCTGCATTGCTCCACAGAACCTCCAGAACTTCTCCCTCACCTGGACCTTCAGCAGAACCAATGACCCCACAGTCATCCTCAGCTACGACAGCAGAACCAGACGGACCTCCAACCTCTGGGAGGGCCGTGCTGGACTGGAGCAGGACCAGGTTCTGACGGGAGATGGATCCCTCCTTCTTCATAACCCAGAGAGTCGGGAACAAacaggaacatacacctgtacaTTCACAGGCTTCCAGAGCAGACACGTGGTCCAAACCCAGGTCAACATTAGGTCAAGATCCCAGTTACCAGTGACAGGTGCATAA